In a genomic window of Thermoplasmata archaeon:
- a CDS encoding PKD domain-containing protein yields MMIGPRASLMVVVLLALPMLVGLPPFQVSGAGANLTPTTSTEFPIDSKKSGEPRFPSPPTEEHVRTPVACLSEGFWNNLPGVLDARKFHLWVSATPLVRMGIIEIGEGGEGGGSGRAMELMFVGAHCKIYVDSSCRPYPSESTVELLAAEFDERIWPNVTEVFGTVLFNYIDINLVNIDGPYGIGGYFTPVDPDAVYIDCADVNSWGYQIAAHEFQHLIHNQKDPDEELWINEGCADMAIAVVYGGEDGTLVGHIDAFENRPDNDLTVFKNEMYDYGSAYAFVQYFWDHFGGREAVRALVAERDNGILGVNSVLSALGYSKRFDQVFREWCVANRVNNISIADGQYGYSRLSIRVNLAGDHSSLPICATGEVQRWASDCYRFRGGNGLDLLVEFYTISGQYAPILYGQGREATEPAVIDVPLDSNGCGSALLRAFGRSYSEALLFTPAQAGGSYTYMARMVDLTPPVTACFVLPPEPNGLEGWYVTIPRITLSSSEDGSRIFYRWDGSDEMEYHSPIEAPEGKHILWFRSIDPAGNAEEWRSFELKVDTKPPETLFTIYPPSPDGENGWYTTSPTVTLFSEESACVHYSWDGGETENYTGPLLAPEGRHRLEFFAIDRAGNEGPSRTLELQVDTIAPAAMACLSPSSPDGVGGWYITQPTLTLLSEEVGARLFFALDGGRESPYVAPFKIQDGVHRVTFRARDQAGNLGPMQELVVRVDSQPPQTTIVVEPRFPDGRGGWYRTRPTVTLLVEDADPGAVIYYSWDGGEMRQYYGPLKPPEGIHTLRFFAKDTRGNTGPEGTKVFSVDIRPPVTTLNIYPQDLGLEWYHGAPQLIFNTEEGAEVWYWWDGGLPMLYTGPLTPPEGEHVLGYMARDAAGNEERSRSREFRVDLGPPVAALSLSPRSMILGDVLSLDASGSFDSNGLETYFFDFGDGTRKSSQSPRVEHQYEAPGNFTVTLRVRDLSGVWSEPVFVNVTVALPPRAPPPGASGKALSIQPMHLLVLAPLVIAPIAAAALLRRR; encoded by the coding sequence ATGATGATTGGACCGCGGGCATCCCTTATGGTGGTGGTGCTCCTTGCGCTTCCCATGCTTGTGGGGCTCCCGCCATTCCAGGTTTCCGGGGCCGGGGCGAATCTGACGCCGACCACCTCCACAGAATTCCCCATAGATTCTAAGAAGTCGGGGGAGCCGCGGTTCCCGAGCCCACCCACCGAGGAGCATGTGAGGACCCCAGTCGCTTGTCTCTCCGAGGGGTTCTGGAACAACCTTCCTGGGGTGCTGGATGCTCGAAAGTTTCATCTGTGGGTCTCGGCAACGCCATTGGTGAGAATGGGAATAATTGAGATTGGGGAGGGAGGAGAGGGGGGCGGGAGCGGGAGAGCGATGGAGCTCATGTTCGTCGGTGCTCATTGCAAAATATACGTCGACAGCAGCTGCAGACCCTATCCATCGGAGTCGACGGTGGAGCTCCTGGCCGCGGAGTTCGACGAGAGGATATGGCCCAATGTAACCGAAGTCTTCGGGACGGTGCTGTTCAACTACATCGACATAAATCTCGTCAACATCGATGGACCGTATGGCATCGGCGGCTACTTCACCCCGGTTGACCCGGACGCGGTCTACATAGACTGTGCTGATGTTAATTCCTGGGGTTATCAGATTGCAGCCCACGAGTTCCAGCACCTGATTCACAACCAGAAGGATCCTGACGAGGAGCTTTGGATCAACGAGGGCTGCGCCGACATGGCGATTGCCGTAGTGTACGGTGGGGAGGATGGGACCCTAGTGGGGCACATCGACGCTTTCGAGAACCGGCCGGACAACGACCTAACGGTCTTCAAGAACGAGATGTACGACTACGGCTCAGCCTATGCCTTCGTCCAGTACTTCTGGGACCATTTCGGTGGAAGGGAGGCCGTACGCGCCCTTGTTGCAGAGAGGGACAATGGAATTCTAGGCGTGAACAGTGTTCTGAGCGCTCTGGGCTATTCAAAGCGATTTGACCAAGTCTTCAGGGAGTGGTGTGTAGCCAACCGCGTCAATAACATCTCAATTGCCGATGGACAGTACGGCTACTCCCGGCTGAGCATAAGGGTCAACTTAGCGGGCGACCACTCGAGCCTTCCTATCTGCGCAACCGGCGAGGTTCAACGCTGGGCTTCGGACTGCTACCGCTTCCGGGGGGGCAACGGCCTCGACCTGCTGGTCGAGTTCTACACCATTTCGGGCCAGTACGCGCCCATCCTTTATGGACAGGGCCGGGAGGCCACAGAGCCTGCTGTGATCGACGTCCCGCTGGATTCAAACGGATGCGGCTCTGCCCTTCTGCGAGCGTTCGGCAGGAGTTACTCTGAGGCGCTTCTGTTCACGCCCGCCCAAGCCGGCGGGAGCTATACCTACATGGCCCGGATGGTGGACCTCACCCCGCCCGTGACCGCTTGCTTTGTCCTCCCACCGGAACCCAATGGTCTCGAGGGCTGGTACGTGACCATACCCCGGATAACCTTGAGCAGCAGCGAGGACGGGTCGAGAATCTTCTACAGGTGGGACGGGTCGGATGAGATGGAGTATCACTCCCCAATCGAGGCCCCAGAGGGCAAGCATATTCTGTGGTTCCGCTCGATTGACCCGGCTGGGAACGCTGAGGAATGGAGGAGCTTCGAGTTAAAGGTTGACACGAAACCACCGGAGACGCTCTTTACAATCTACCCTCCCTCCCCTGACGGCGAGAACGGGTGGTATACGACGAGTCCGACAGTGACCCTTTTTTCCGAGGAGAGCGCCTGCGTTCATTACTCGTGGGATGGTGGAGAAACCGAGAACTACACAGGTCCCCTACTAGCGCCCGAGGGCAGGCACCGGCTGGAGTTCTTCGCAATCGACAGGGCGGGCAACGAGGGTCCGTCGAGAACTCTGGAGCTGCAGGTCGACACAATAGCGCCGGCTGCGATGGCGTGTCTGTCTCCCTCCAGCCCCGATGGCGTCGGAGGATGGTATATCACCCAGCCCACGCTCACCCTCCTGTCGGAGGAGGTCGGCGCCCGGCTTTTCTTCGCATTGGACGGAGGCAGGGAATCCCCCTATGTCGCTCCCTTTAAAATACAGGATGGAGTGCATAGGGTGACTTTTAGAGCGAGGGACCAGGCAGGCAATTTGGGTCCCATGCAGGAGTTGGTGGTTCGTGTAGACAGCCAGCCCCCCCAGACCACAATCGTGGTGGAGCCTAGGTTTCCGGACGGGAGAGGGGGGTGGTACAGAACGCGCCCGACCGTAACACTGCTGGTCGAGGACGCCGACCCTGGGGCCGTGATTTATTACTCTTGGGACGGCGGTGAGATGAGACAGTATTACGGACCACTGAAGCCACCTGAAGGCATCCACACTCTCCGGTTCTTCGCTAAGGACACGCGCGGCAACACAGGTCCCGAAGGCACGAAGGTGTTTAGCGTAGACATAAGACCTCCCGTGACCACGCTCAACATTTATCCGCAGGATCTCGGGTTGGAGTGGTATCACGGCGCGCCACAGCTCATATTCAACACTGAAGAGGGGGCCGAGGTGTGGTACTGGTGGGACGGCGGTCTCCCGATGCTCTATACCGGGCCCCTAACACCCCCAGAGGGTGAGCACGTGCTGGGATACATGGCGAGGGACGCGGCAGGGAACGAGGAGAGGTCGAGGAGCAGGGAGTTCAGGGTGGACCTTGGACCGCCCGTGGCCGCGCTCTCACTATCTCCGCGCTCGATGATTTTGGGGGATGTGCTGAGTCTCGACGCCTCCGGCTCATTCGACTCAAACGGTTTAGAAACCTATTTTTTTGACTTCGGGGACGGAACAAGGAAGTCAAGCCAGAGCCCAAGGGTGGAGCACCAGTACGAGGCCCCGGGCAATTTCACCGTCACGCTCAGGGTCAGGGATCTCAGCGGTGTCTGGAGCGAGCCTGTGTTTGTTAACGTAACTGTAGCACTTCCCCCTAGAGCGCCACCCCCGGGAGCTAGTGGAAAGGCCCTCTCGATTCAACCAATGCATCTCCTGGTGCTCGCTCCTCTCGTAATCGCCCCCATCGCCGCCGCGGCCCTCCTGCGGAGGCGCTAG
- a CDS encoding MBL fold metallo-hydrolase produces the protein MSGQISKLTFLGTGGGRFACILQARATGGLYLQLERPEPGERARFHIDPGPGALVRMLSKGLDPLRTDAILVSHCHPDHYADAEILIEGMTRGGRERAGAFLASRSVINGVEGYGPAISKYHRERPRIVRALSAGESATIMGIEIRATPSAHSDPSSVGFRLSTPRGVLGYLSDTALSDEVTEAHKGSRVLILPVTSPLGRRIPHHLNVEDAARICEAVRPELALLTHFGMRVICEGPALAAEEVQRRSGVAALAAEDGMEVEMGDTIRLLENSPPAPPLNSEGLSRADKWFEGAV, from the coding sequence GTGTCCGGGCAGATATCGAAACTCACCTTTCTCGGGACGGGCGGGGGCAGGTTCGCCTGCATCCTCCAGGCCCGCGCGACGGGCGGGCTCTACCTCCAGCTGGAAAGGCCGGAGCCCGGCGAGAGGGCGAGGTTCCATATAGACCCGGGGCCCGGCGCGCTGGTCCGGATGCTCTCGAAAGGCCTCGACCCCCTGAGAACGGACGCCATTCTCGTCTCCCATTGCCACCCCGACCACTACGCCGACGCCGAGATTCTCATCGAGGGAATGACCCGGGGCGGAAGGGAGAGGGCGGGCGCCTTCTTGGCGAGCCGAAGCGTGATCAACGGGGTAGAGGGATACGGGCCAGCGATATCGAAGTACCACCGCGAGAGGCCGCGAATCGTTAGGGCCCTTTCGGCGGGGGAGAGCGCCACGATAATGGGCATTGAGATCAGGGCCACTCCCTCAGCTCACTCTGACCCGAGCTCTGTCGGCTTCAGGCTCAGCACTCCGCGCGGAGTCCTTGGGTATCTGAGCGACACAGCGCTCTCAGATGAGGTTACGGAGGCGCACAAGGGGAGCCGCGTCCTGATTCTCCCCGTTACCAGCCCTCTCGGGCGAAGAATTCCCCATCATCTGAATGTAGAGGACGCAGCAAGAATATGCGAGGCCGTGAGACCGGAACTCGCCCTCCTCACCCACTTTGGAATGAGGGTGATTTGTGAGGGGCCAGCTCTCGCCGCAGAGGAGGTCCAGAGGAGAAGCGGGGTGGCGGCTTTGGCGGCTGAGGACGGGATGGAGGTGGAAATGGGCGACACAATAAGATTGTTGGAGAATTCCCCTCCCGCCCCTCCCCTGAACTCTGAAGGACTCTCGCGGGCAGACAAATGGTTTGAAGGAGCGGTCTGA